Proteins found in one Actinomycetota bacterium genomic segment:
- a CDS encoding RidA family protein — MGVEQRLEELGLALPGPPEVPPGFKFPFHWVRVWGGKAYVSGHSAQAPDGSFTGPFGKVPIEVSLEAAQQAAAKTALSVLGSLKRALGDLDRVTAWLMVYGMVNADPGYS, encoded by the coding sequence ATGGGGGTCGAGCAGCGACTTGAAGAGCTTGGTCTGGCCCTTCCCGGACCGCCTGAGGTCCCTCCTGGATTCAAGTTCCCATTCCATTGGGTGCGAGTGTGGGGTGGCAAAGCCTATGTGTCGGGGCATTCGGCGCAGGCACCCGATGGCTCGTTCACCGGGCCGTTCGGCAAGGTGCCAATCGAGGTCTCGTTGGAAGCCGCGCAGCAGGCCGCTGCCAAGACGGCCCTGTCGGTCCTCGGCAGCCTCAAGCGGGCGCTGGGTGATCTGGATCGGGTCACCGCCTGGCTGATGGTCTACGGCATGGTCAACGCCGATCCCGGCTATTC